The stretch of DNA TCATACTCCCACCAGGTATAAATATTGTAGGTATATCTAGTCTTGCGGCCGCTTTTAAGTGGGCAGGTATAGATTTGTCGCAAGAGGATATAAGAATCATTCCATCAAAGGGATATACCCCCCCATGTACCTCCACCATATCCGTCATAGCTTCCCTAGAAGGCAAGATCATATTCATTCCATCATGCCCCTGGGCGCAACCGTCACAAATATCGGTTACATGATATTGGGCGGGAAATCCTCCTGTTTCAAAAACTCCATATTTAGCCTGCTCTGCTAATTTGTCAAGATGCGTACTTCCGGGATGGCTATCCCCATGGGCATCTTCAATTAAAATTTGAGGTTTGGTGATATCCTTTTCATCAAAGGCAGAACCCAATTGTAATGCATCAAATTGAGCCCAAAAGGCCCTTTCTGGCGCACTTTTCTGATTTAACATTTTAACATCCCCCTTTTTATCTTAAATTTTATTCAAAGCTTTCATTTTTAAGGTATTGGGGACTCCCCAATACCTTAAGTTTTTTACGATAATTTCTTACATACAAGTAGATGCTATTATAATTTAATTAAAGATGGCAGCCATAGCGAAATAATTGGAACATAAGTAACGATTAATAAACTTACTCCAAGGGGTATATACCAAGGTATTATTGCCTTTATCATGGTTTCAAGTTTTATGCGAGCTACCCTCGCTGTTGCATATAAACACATACCAATTGGAGGTGTCAAAAGTCCAATCATTAAGTTTAATATCATAATTATTCCTATTTGTATCGGATCAATTCCAAGCATTGTCGTAATGGGGAGAATAATGGGTGTTAAAATCATTATTGCTGAGTTAGTCTCCATAAAACATCCAATTACTAATAAGAACAAGTTAAGAAGAAGAAGAATTAAATATTTGTTTTGAGTAAGCACAAATAGGTTTTCCAATAATATATTAGGGATCTGTGTTTTGATTAGCAGATAGCCAAAAAGGCTGGAAGCAGCTACGATAATCATAATAGCACAGGTCTCACGCACGGTTTCCTTGATTACCACAATAAACTGTTTTAAGGTTATCTCTCGATATACAATCACAGTAAGAATAAATGCATATAGTGCTGCAATGGCTGCCGCTTCTGTAGGTGTAAAGATTCCAATAGTGATACCCCCAATTAAGATTACCGGTGTAAGAATAGGAAAGAACGCATCGGATATAAGTTCCCAAAACTCTCTTAATGTGGGGAACTTCCTTCTAGGATATCCTCTCTTAATTGCAAAATAGTAAACCATAACCATCATAGTCAAACCCATTAGTAAGCCAGGAATAACTCCAGCAATTAGAAGTTTTGAAATAGATACTCCCCCAGCAACACCAAATACAACCAAGTTAATGCTTGGAGGGATAATAGGCCCAACAGTAGAGGAAGCTGCTGTAACTGCTGCTGAGAATTCCCTATCAAATCCTTCATTTGCCATCGCTTCTACTTCAATTGTGCCTAGCCCGGAAGCATCAGCTACCGCTGCGCCACTCATGCCTGCAAATATAATACTAGCTGCTATGTTGGCATGCCCCAAGCCTCCAGGAATCCATCCCACTAATCCATTACAAAGTCTAAAGATCTTTTTCGTGATACTTCCTACATTCATCAACTTTGCCGCAAGAAGAAAAAAGGGAATAGCAAGTAATGTAAAGTTATTGGTTCCTGCAACCATCTTCTGTACCATGGTTCCAAATAGATTTCCATTGAAACCTGATTCTATCAACATAACGATCATGGATGTTAAACCTATTGCCCATGGAATGGATGCACCGATTAAGAATAAAGCAACCAAAACTCCTATAAATATAACGAGTATCATTATGCATCAACCTCGCTTCCTATATCGCTTAGGTCATATTCACTGCTTTCTAAAAAATATTCTTCAAAATACATCATTTGCCTTATTAGACAGTATATTACAAAGGGCATACAAACAATTATAACAATGTACGTAACTGCACTAGAAAGCCATGGAAGGGAACCGAGGGTTATGCTCCAAGAACTTTTCACCATTTTTGTCGCACCATAAATTAAAGAGCCACAAAGAATCATGCTAGCAACGTTAATAAGCAGTTGTATCACATAATGAACCTTCTTTGGGAGTTTTTCTAAAAGAAAGGTGGTTTTTATTTGATTATTCTCTGCCTCAAGAAGTACGACTCCAGAAAATATCAAAATTCCATATAGCAATCTAGCAACCTCTTCTGTCCACGGAATACTAATTTTTAGAATATAGCGCATGAAAACCTGGGTTAATGTTAAAACTATTAATATCAACATCATAAACGCACATATATTATCAAAAACCTTAATTAACTTTTTAGGCCTCAATACTACTCCTCCCCTGCTGTATATTTTAGTTAGGGATTAGATAAAAGCTATCTGTATCCTGTGGATTATTCTATAGGACAATTAGCATCATTATCTTTAAAATATATTTTTGTTATACTATCTATTTTTCTAGGTTTTTAAGTCATTCCTGCCCGAATCAACGGGCAGAAATAGAATAGTATAAGATGTAAAAATCAACTTATTCTTGGGAAGCAAGATACTCTTCAACTAATGTTCTAACATCTGGGTCTAATGTCTTAACCGCTTCATCAATACCCGCTCTTGCAGCCTTTTTCCATTCTTTCTTATCAATTTCTATAAATTTTACACCTGCCGCCTTTAATTCTTCTACAATTTTTGCCTCTTGTTCATCCAGTTGGGCATCTCCCCATTCAGTACATTCCTTTGCAGTATCCATTAGCAACTTCTGCAAATCTTCTGGAAGGCTATTATAAAAATCCTTGTTAATCGTCCATTTAAAGATTCCACTAATGTGATCTGTCAGAACAATGTTTTTATTTACTTCATAGAACTTATTTGTATAAATAAGTTCATAAGGATTCTCCTGTCCATCTACTATGCCAGTCTGTAATGCACTATAAACCTCGTTCAAGTTAATTGGTGTAGGATTAGCGCCTAATCCTTTCCATACCGTTACCCATGAGGAAATTTCAGGAATCCTAACTTTTAATCCGGCAACATCTGCTGGTGTTTTAACCTCTTTACTGGTAGTTAATTTTCTAGTCCCACGACTTTGAACGGTTACTACCATTTGATTTCCTCTTTCTTCTACAGCATCATTAATCAATTCTCCTATTTTACTATTCCATACAGCATATACATCTTCTAAATCCTCATAAAGGAAAGGAATAATCGTAGGATCAAATTCACTGGCAAGCTGTCCGGTTAGATTATCTCCAAAAAGCCCCATCTGAATTTCACCCGTTTTAATCTGTTCTAGATTTTCAAGTTCGGTACCCAAAGATCCATTAGGAAAAAGGTTAACCTTAAATGCGCCCTCAGAACGTTCCTCCAGTAACTCTTTAAACCTTTCCAGTGTAAAGTTTTCATTAGAACCTTTACTTGTATGAATACCAATATTGATTTCGTAAGTTTTTCCATCCCCTTGTCCTTTACCTACTGCATTCCCATCTGCTTTGCTTGTCCCACAGCCAGTCATTAGAGTAGCAACTATAGTCATAATTACCAGAATACTTAATGCTCTCTTTCCCATAACATTTCCCCCTTTTATCATACTTTTGCATAGCTTTTTCCCTTTATAATTCTTGCCTTTATGAAGCAGTGGAACCCATTTCCTCTGATTCATAATACCGCTGTTCCCCAGACACATACTAGAACTACATAAAATTCTTAAAGCCTGATTTTTTATAGCAGTTTTTTTAATTCTTATGTCTATGCAAATAAATACCTAATATGAAAAAAACTGTTTCCCTCTTCGCCCCCTTTAATATATTTTTATTATGCTAGAAATGTTATTAATTCCTGGAAAACTCCTTAAAATCAAAAGTTAATCTTAAGAACTTGGATTTATATTCTATCCACTGTTTCAAAGTTTAGGTATGTAGAATACACAAATGAAAGGTTATGCCTTACCGAATAAAAAGCTTTTATACTCAAGATTACCTTTACTGGATATCCTCCTTTTCCAATTAGAAAATCAATAACATCTCAACATAGCCCATTATCCCCTCTTAGCATTTCGAACTTCCCCTATTTCACAAAGCCATTTCATTCCTATATACGAATTACGTTCACATTTACAAATATCGATTATATTTTAACATCTGATGATAACGATGTCAACAGGAATCCAAAACATTCAGAAATCTT from Irregularibacter muris encodes:
- a CDS encoding TRAP transporter large permease translates to MILVIFIGVLVALFLIGASIPWAIGLTSMIVMLIESGFNGNLFGTMVQKMVAGTNNFTLLAIPFFLLAAKLMNVGSITKKIFRLCNGLVGWIPGGLGHANIAASIIFAGMSGAAVADASGLGTIEVEAMANEGFDREFSAAVTAASSTVGPIIPPSINLVVFGVAGGVSISKLLIAGVIPGLLMGLTMMVMVYYFAIKRGYPRRKFPTLREFWELISDAFFPILTPVILIGGITIGIFTPTEAAAIAALYAFILTVIVYREITLKQFIVVIKETVRETCAIMIIVAASSLFGYLLIKTQIPNILLENLFVLTQNKYLILLLLNLFLLVIGCFMETNSAIMILTPIILPITTMLGIDPIQIGIIMILNLMIGLLTPPIGMCLYATARVARIKLETMIKAIIPWYIPLGVSLLIVTYVPIISLWLPSLIKL
- a CDS encoding TRAP transporter small permease; this translates as MRPKKLIKVFDNICAFMMLILIVLTLTQVFMRYILKISIPWTEEVARLLYGILIFSGVVLLEAENNQIKTTFLLEKLPKKVHYVIQLLINVASMILCGSLIYGATKMVKSSWSITLGSLPWLSSAVTYIVIIVCMPFVIYCLIRQMMYFEEYFLESSEYDLSDIGSEVDA
- a CDS encoding TRAP transporter substrate-binding protein, which encodes MGKRALSILVIMTIVATLMTGCGTSKADGNAVGKGQGDGKTYEINIGIHTSKGSNENFTLERFKELLEERSEGAFKVNLFPNGSLGTELENLEQIKTGEIQMGLFGDNLTGQLASEFDPTIIPFLYEDLEDVYAVWNSKIGELINDAVEERGNQMVVTVQSRGTRKLTTSKEVKTPADVAGLKVRIPEISSWVTVWKGLGANPTPINLNEVYSALQTGIVDGQENPYELIYTNKFYEVNKNIVLTDHISGIFKWTINKDFYNSLPEDLQKLLMDTAKECTEWGDAQLDEQEAKIVEELKAAGVKFIEIDKKEWKKAARAGIDEAVKTLDPDVRTLVEEYLASQE